AACGCCACCCCGCAGTGTCCGAGGCCATGATCCGCTGGGCGGCGATCAACACCATCACCCGCCGCATCGCCCGTGGCGAACCCGCCCGACGCCAGCAGAAGTACGTAGTCACACCCTCAACATGATCTTCTCAAACACTCTCTAAGTCACCGGGTTATGTCTTCCTGTAGTGTGGCGATGGCTCCGTGCAGTCGATTCGGCCAGCTTGGCCAGATGTATGAGTGGAAATGGATGCAGAGCAGAACGATGTCTAGCGTTGCGGGAAGGCTGTGATGGGTTTCTATCGGAATGTTGGTGACGTCCCGCCGAAGCGGCACACCCAGCATCGACGCCCCGACGGGACGCTCTACTACGAGGAGCTGATGGGGGAGGAGGGCTTCTCCTCGGACTCCTCGCTGCTCTACCACGCGGGCGTCCCGTCGGCGATCGTCGACGCCACCCCCTGGGACCCGGGCGACCAGTCGCTCACCGACAACCGGCCGCTGCTCCCGCGCCACCTGCGGCTGCACGATCTCGGCACCCCGGACTGGAAGTCGGTCGACGTCGTGACCGGGCGCCGGCTGGTGCTGGGCAACGCCGACGTGCGGATCTCCTACGTCGTCGCGGGGGAGGTCAGCCCGCTCTACCGCAACGCCGTCGGCGACGAGGTTGTCTACCTGGAGTCCGGGTCGGCGATCGTCGAGACCGTGTTCGGCGCGCTGCACGTGGTCCAGGGCGACTACGTCGTCCTCCCGCGGGCGACGACCCACCGCTGGGTCCCCAGCGGGTCCGAGCCGCTGCGCGCCTACGCGATCGAGGCGTCGTCGCACATCGCCCCGCCCAAGCGGTACCTGTCGCGCTACGGCCAGCTGCTCGAGCACGCCCCGTACTGCGAGCGAGACCTGCACGGACCGGGCGCGCCGCTGCTCGTCGAGCAGGCCGACGTCGAGGTGCTGGTGAAGCACCGCGGCGGGCCCGACGGGATCACCGGCACCCGCTACGTGGTGCCCACGCACCCGTTCGACGTCGTCGGCTGGGACGGCTGCCTGTACCCGTACACGTTCAACGTCGCGGACTTCGAGCCGATCACCGGTCGGGTGCACCAGCCGCCGCCGGCGCATCAGGTCTTCGAGGGCTCCGGCTTCGTGGTCTGCAACTTCGTGCCGCGCAAGGTCGACTACCACCCGCTCGCCGTGCCGGTTCCCTATTACCACGCCAATGTGGACTCCGACGAGGTCATGTTCTACTGCGGCGGCGACTACGAGGCCCGTAAGGGCTCCGGGATCGGGCAGGGGTCGATCTCGTTGCATCCGGGCGGGCACAGCCACGGCCCGCAGCCCGGCGCGGTCGAGCGGGCGCTCGGCGCGGAGTCCTTCGACGAGCTCGCGGTCATGGTCGACACGTTCCGGCCGCTGGCCCTCGGTGAGGGCGGCCGGGCCTGTGAGGACCCGTCGTACGCGTGGAGCTGGGCCGGGCGGGGTTCGCCGTTGTGATCGGCCCGCTGGTCACCGGCCTGTGCGACGACGCGGCCGTCTTCCCACCCGGGTCGGCATCGCTCCCGGCCGCGGTGCGGGCCCACCTGGATCGGCGCGACGCCTGGTACGCCGCGCTTGTCGGCCCGCTCATCCTGCCCGACGGCGCCCTCGCCGAGCTGGCCACGTTAGTCCCGGCCGAGACGACGCTACCGCTGTCGGTCACGCTGCCCGGCGGCCCGGACGGTCTCGACGCGGTGCGCGCCACCGCGGCCCGGCTGCCGGTGAATCTGCGGTCGGTCGAGGTGCCGGTCGCCCCGGCGGCGGACCCGGTGGACGCCGTGGACCAGATCGCCGGGTCCGCCGCCGGGATCGACGCCTACGTCGAGATCCCGCGCGACGGCTCCGGCCCCGCGGTGCTCCGGCGGGTCGCCGAACTCGGCCTGCGCGCTAAATTCCGCACCGGTGGGGTGTGGGCCGAGCTGTACCCGCCGGTCGGCGAGCTGGCCGCCGCGCTCACCGACGCCGTCGCGGCCGGGGTGGCGTTCAAGGCCACCGCCGGGCTCCACCACGCCGTCCGCACCACCGACCCAACGACCGGGTTTGACCAACACGGGTTCCTGAACCTGCTGCTCGCCACCTCCGTCCTCCTCGACGGCGGCGGCAGGTCCGATGCGGCCGCCGCCCTCGCCGACCGCGACGGCCCCGGTCTCGCCACCCGACTGGACGAGCTCGCTCCGGTGCAAGTCTCCGCCGTCCGTCGCGCCGTCGTGTCCTACGGCACCTGCAGTGTCACCGACCCGCTGGCCGAGCTCGTCGCCCTCGGCCTGATCACCGTCCCCGACCGGGAGGGATCCCCAACATGACGACCGTCGAGATCCCCGAGGGATCACTCTTCGGCCTCGCGAACCTGCCCTACGGCGTGTTCTCTCCCGACGGAGGGGATCGACGGGTCGGGGTGCGTGTCGGCGACTCCGTGCTCGACCTCGCCGAACTGCTGCCCGGCGAGCGCGCCACCTTCGCCACCGACACCCTGAACCCGTTCCTCGCCCAGGGCCGAGACCGCTGGGCCGCCGTCCGCGCCGCGATCACCGAGGCCGCAGCCAGTGACATACCAGAGCGCGCCGTGCACCCTGTCGCTGTGGTGACCCTGCACCTGCCGTTCACCGTCGGCGACTACGTGGACTTCTACGCCTCCGAGCACCACGCCACGAACCTCGGACAGCTATTCCGCCCGGACTCCGAGCCGCTGACGTCAAACTGGAAGCACCTACCCGTCGGCTACCACGGCCGCGCCGGCACCGTCGTCGTCTCCGGGACCGGGATCGTCCGCCCGTGCGGGCAGCGCAAGGCCCCGGCCGACGACGTCCCTACCTACGGTCCGGCGCAGCGCCTGGACATCGAGGCCGAGCTCGGCTTCGTCGTCGGGACCGGGTCCGCGCTCGGCACCCGGATCAGCGTCGACGCGTTCGACGACCACGTATTCGGCGCGGTCCTGGTCAACGACTGGTCCGCCCGCGACCTGCAGGCCTGGGAATACGTGCCGCTCGGCCCGCACCTGGGCAAGAGTTTCGCGACCTCGGTCTCGCCGTGGGTGGTTCCGCTCGCCGCGCTGCGCGACGCCCGCGTCCCGCTGCCCGGCCAGGACCCGAAGCCGCTGCCCTACCTGCGTGGTGAGACGGACGCCAGCCTGGACATCGAGCTCGTCGTCGAGTGGAACGGCGAGGAGGTGGCTCGCCCGCCGTACCGCGAGATGTACTGGTCCCCGGCGCAGATGCTGGCGCACCTGACCATCAACGGCGCCTCCACCCGCCCCGGTGACCTCTACGCGTCGGGCACGATCTCCGGGCCCGAGCGCCACCAGCGCGGCGCGTTCATCGAGCTGACCTGGGGCGGGCACGAACCAATCACAGTCAAAGGCGAGAAGCGCACCTTCCTACTCGACGGAGACGAAGTTGTCATCTCCGCTACCGCACCCGGCCCGGACGGGACACGGATCGGATTCGGCGACGTCACCGGAACCATCATTCCAGCAGTTCTGGAATAATCACCCACCAAAGAGGCTTACTAGTGAGAAAACTGGCGTATAGACGTTGTGGTAGAGTGAGCCTTTTTCAACCTGACCAGCGAGCTTCTGCGTCAGGAGATCGCGAAGGTTGCAGCGCAACTGCTCTGACCACAGCTGCACAGGTCACCGGCTCGCTAGCTCGGCGTCTGCACCCACACAACCAGGCCCCTGAGCTGCCGGAACGGCAGGTTGAAAAAGGCTCAGTGTCTGCAGAGTGACGACATCGACGACGCCCCGCAGCGAGGACCGTCCAGCGCCCAGCTGGCCCGCCCGAACACCCAAGAACTCTCTGACGCGGCTCCGCCACTGATCCGCCAACGCCTTGCGATCCACCAGGATCAGCGTGGCCACACCGTGCTCCGCGATCAACGCACATCCCATGACGGTCTTCCCCGCACCCGGCTCTGCGACGAGCACACCGAGGTCGTGAGCAGCGAGGTCCGAGACGGCGGCAGCCTGGTCCTCGCGCAGCGTCACCGACAGCTCGAAGCTATGGCTCTCGCCGTCGGTGCGCTCGTCGGCGATCTCGACGCAGCTCCCCGCCTCCTTCAGCACCGAGACGATCCGCTCACCGAGGCCGCGGGGCAGGACGAGGCGACCGTCCACTGTCTCGTCGTAGCTCAACAGGAACCGGGGCACGTTCCACGTCGACAGCCGTCGCCGCTGCCGCTCACCGAACAACGGATTGCTCATCGACGCCGCGTGCTTGAGCGTCCCCAGTGCTGCCGGAGTCAGCTCCGACACGGCCACCTCACAACCAGCCTCCAGCCGTAGCCCGACTACAGCCGCTGATCTCGGCCTTGTCCGCGTCGACATGGCGGGGGCCAAGTTCTCGACTGCCCCACCCACCTTCACCGCCCCGACCCGACCGGCGAGACGGGTGACCTCAGCAGGGGACAGTCGGTGCACTCCGGACAGGTACGCCCACTGATCGGGCCTGTCTCGTGATCGGTGTTTCGGCGTCGTTGCTCAGTAGGTCTCGGCTCCCGGCCAGCGGTCACCGAACGTGATGGCGAACGCGTTGATCACGGGCTTCCAACGCATCGTCCACCTCGTGCGGCCCGTCCCGGTCGGGTCCAGGCTGCGAGTCACAAGATACAAGCATTTCATCGCAGCCTGCTCAGTGGGGAAATGACCACGCGCCCGCACCGCGCGCCGGTAGCGGGCGTTAAGCGATTCGATCGCATTCGTAGAGCAGATCACCCTTCGAATCTCGACGTCGTAGTCCAAGAACGGCACGAACTCTTCCCACGCGTTGCGCCATAGCCGGATCATCGCCGCGTACTTACGGCCCCATTTCTCGTCGAGCTCATCCATAGCGATAAGTGCTGCATTCGGGTTGGGCGCGGCATAGATTGGTTTGATGTCGCGCTTCACCGCGTCCCAGTCCTGTCGACCCACCAGCCGGAAAGTGTTTCGGATCAGGTGCACGACGCAGGTTTGGACAATGAGCCTTTTTCAACCTGCCGTTCCGGCAGCTCAGGGGCCTGGTTGTGTGGGTGCAGACGCCGAGCTAGCGAGCCGGTGACCTGTGCAGCTGTGGTCAGACCCGAATCCGCGAGTAGCGCTGGTGTCCGGACTGGGGAGATGGCGATAGGTGCCCGCTGACCTGCGATGATCGTGTTTGCGACGACACGACATTGCGGGTTGAGAGGACACCTATCAGGTGCGAACAGTACGCAAGCGACGCCCGCGGTGTGCGCGGGTGCGTCTCGGCGCGCCGGACGCGGCGCTGACCAGGTTCTCCGGGCTGGCCGCGGTGACCGAACTGATCGACCGGCTCGGGATCATCGACAAGCTCGACGCCGCGGTCGGGCCCATCAAGGACCGCGACCGCGGGTGCAGCGCCGGGCAGATGCTGGTCGGCATGTCGGCGGCGCAGCTGTGCGGGGAGGACTTCCTGGTCGGGCTGGACCGGCACCGCGCCGACACCGCCGGGCAGGCACTCACGCCGGTGCCGGGGTTGGCGTCCACGAC
This portion of the Pseudonocardia sp. HH130629-09 genome encodes:
- a CDS encoding homogentisate 1,2-dioxygenase, whose translation is MGFYRNVGDVPPKRHTQHRRPDGTLYYEELMGEEGFSSDSSLLYHAGVPSAIVDATPWDPGDQSLTDNRPLLPRHLRLHDLGTPDWKSVDVVTGRRLVLGNADVRISYVVAGEVSPLYRNAVGDEVVYLESGSAIVETVFGALHVVQGDYVVLPRATTHRWVPSGSEPLRAYAIEASSHIAPPKRYLSRYGQLLEHAPYCERDLHGPGAPLLVEQADVEVLVKHRGGPDGITGTRYVVPTHPFDVVGWDGCLYPYTFNVADFEPITGRVHQPPPAHQVFEGSGFVVCNFVPRKVDYHPLAVPVPYYHANVDSDEVMFYCGGDYEARKGSGIGQGSISLHPGGHSHGPQPGAVERALGAESFDELAVMVDTFRPLALGEGGRACEDPSYAWSWAGRGSPL
- the fahA gene encoding fumarylacetoacetase — encoded protein: MTTVEIPEGSLFGLANLPYGVFSPDGGDRRVGVRVGDSVLDLAELLPGERATFATDTLNPFLAQGRDRWAAVRAAITEAAASDIPERAVHPVAVVTLHLPFTVGDYVDFYASEHHATNLGQLFRPDSEPLTSNWKHLPVGYHGRAGTVVVSGTGIVRPCGQRKAPADDVPTYGPAQRLDIEAELGFVVGTGSALGTRISVDAFDDHVFGAVLVNDWSARDLQAWEYVPLGPHLGKSFATSVSPWVVPLAALRDARVPLPGQDPKPLPYLRGETDASLDIELVVEWNGEEVARPPYREMYWSPAQMLAHLTINGASTRPGDLYASGTISGPERHQRGAFIELTWGGHEPITVKGEKRTFLLDGDEVVISATAPGPDGTRIGFGDVTGTIIPAVLE
- a CDS encoding DEAD/DEAH box helicase family protein codes for the protein MSELTPAALGTLKHAASMSNPLFGERQRRRLSTWNVPRFLLSYDETVDGRLVLPRGLGERIVSVLKEAGSCVEIADERTDGESHSFELSVTLREDQAAAVSDLAAHDLGVLVAEPGAGKTVMGCALIAEHGVATLILVDRKALADQWRSRVREFLGVRAGQLGAGRSSLRGVVDVVTLQTLSLFQPAVPAAQGPGCVGADAELASR